AAACAACTGGTACAAGTTTCAACTTGTGaggctgcagacacacagaatGGCACAGTAAGATACTAAGGTTGCCAAGACTTTGTGTAAGTCTtacagtttagctttagcatttcaGTCACATTCAACAGCATAATCAGGCCCCTGTTATTGGCATTTTTGAACATAGATGCAatgcacgtttgtcacagaagtaaaggctggacttcAATAGAggtgtttggagcagtttgagtgttttctgttggagatggttaGTGCCTTTGGgatggactttgggctttttcactttgtaaacctataacatgcacaaaaaaagatatataacaacaaaagaaaggaaaaaatctaaaaagcataatatgagcactttaagttttTAGAACTGTCTCATGAtttattgtctctagaagtgaaTTAGAGACAACTActcaactttttttgttaaagaagaaaatcaTAATACTCCTAGAATCACAATAAAGGAAATTCGCAATACAAATCAGCGCCGATGTAGTTGTCGTAATTGTGACTAAAGCATATCGCCCCAGCCTGAATGGCTACGTAAGAAAATGTCACCCAAGGCAAGAGTGTAGCTCATTTACATGTTTGTAATAGTTTTGGACAACAGTGCAATACAACATGCTTTGGCTTCACAGACAATACTTGTTAGTGGAtcaatttgttgtttaattttggtcttttcatagGATATGTTGACAATATGAAACATAGAATATCACCAGACTTCTCCTTTACGCAGCAATTTCCATCAACAAGGTCATGATGatacttatttaatttttttatacttaattTTTATACTATAGCaaatgactaaaaaaagttGACTTACACTGTCCACCGGCCACATATTTGATTCCCGCCCACCAGTTGAACATCAGGGGTCCGTGATGGTAAATATGAAGGAACGTCAGCTGACTGTTCTTCTTCCTCAGGATGAAGAAGAGCTGCTCatagagaggagaagaggaggtggTTACAGTTTCAACTCTGCATATCACTGATGTtgcaaacattgtttttataaaatacgCACCGTATCACTGAGCTCTATAACCTTAGAGAAGAAGAACCACCAGCAGGCCTTGGCCATCTGGAGGAAAGAACCAATGGAGAAATATGAGTTTTAGACATTATTCATTCTGTCTGAAAGGCTAGATATACTGTGAATTATGTTCCACTTGCAGCTTGTGAAAGACCAAATGTCTGCATAAACACACCAAAGTGACTGAACGTATCTAGTGAGACACTTGCTTACCCTTACTGCCAGCGGGCTGTTGCTGTAATCTACAGGCTGACACAGATAGCTGTAGTTGGAGAGCCAGGATGTGACCAGGAACTGGAACAGATTCATACAATGAAACACCACCAATATCATCACTTAGATCATAAAACATTCCCATTCCTGAGAATTTCCATCTTCACTGTGCTCATCATTAATCTGGCTAAAAGAGGACAAAAATCAGCACAAACACCTCGTAGAACATGTAGCCAGACAGGCCGACCATGCCAAAGTTGTAAACAATGAGAACGCCTTTGAGGTCAAGGGCTTCTCTGTGTTTCATTAGACGAGGGCCGGCCCACACCACGAAGAGATACGTCAGGAAGATGAGTGCCACCGGGACGGGGGAGTAGACCAGCAGCCACTGGTCAGTCCTCTTGTCTGGAACATAATAGAGCTCTGTGTCAGGGACTATTTacaaattaacacattatattACAGGGCCCATCTCTGGCTAGAATTCCATGTTTTAGGAGCTGCCTTAAGTGtatgacacattttttgtttgtttgaaactGCACAGGAAATGCTAATTTTGTTTCCAGTTGTTCTTGTTCCAGTTGAGCTTAGATAACCTGTTTTTGCAGTTCTCTGAATTTAAACCaactcaaaaaactaaaacatttaaaaatatgagaGGACATGTAGATCAAGGCAGTTTTCGTCTGACAATGAAAAGTTCCTCCCTATTCTTGGGCCCGTGTTCCTCCCCTCCCACTCCTGTAACAAgacaatataatttaaaaagtgtCATGGTGGCTAATCATCCGAGAAACCACAAAGCAGTGATTGTGTAGACGAGCTGGGGAGAACAATCTGCAGCTCCCAACCCACACCCACAGCAGGCTTGTTGTTTAGACCGGACTGTATATGTAAGGAAAAATAATCACCATCATACCTCCATTGTCAACTAAACTCTGGTGAACAGACACGACACTTTGCCACGCAGAAGCCATCTGGAAACAGAGAAAGTTAAtgaccagaagaagaaaaaacacctaaatatgtaacgttagcatttaaagcttaaaaaaaaacaaataacgtTACTCACCGATACGAATTTGAAACCGGTGTTTCAACAGTAAACTTCTGTGAACCCCTTTGGACAATATCTGTCAAATACGTATTAGCGGAGTTCACCTGACAGCACGCGCCGTTGCCAAAACCAGATTTCCTTCCTgcgatgaatgaatgaagataGGTTGGAACGACAAGCCGAaacagcaaaagagagagagttcaCTAGCTAAAgtcactaaaaagaaaaacactaaacacGGGGAGCTACACTGCTGGGTTCTCTTCCACCTGAATAACTTTGAAAGACAGCGGAGAATAACGACTGAGAACAATTTcattcacttcctgtttgtcttcGCTTTGGGtttggcgtttttttttttttttttgacaggttCAGTTGGTTGTTACATGTTGAGTTCAGCAGGGGCCGCGGTTTCCCGCCATAATGTGACCGACTTTTCagtgttattttactttttatttatatcttaTAGCCTGCTTTGTATTAgacagtattttatttatatatgatttaaataatatatatatatagaaataaatataaaagcacCATCTTGTCCATCAAGGGGGATCAGATTAGACAGATTGTCCAGTTTGGAGATGCAGAATTAGatagtataaaaatataaattaactaCTAAATGAACAACTATACAATATAATCCACTGGCCCTGTGACATACCAAGTTATTACAAAAgactttcataaaaaatgaataagtcgttttatattatataataaaaaagctgatgttttttgtttaatgtatcCATCATGCAAAGATAAATTCTAGATCTTAATTGAAATCTGGTGTTTGTCATGTGTCTGGGCTTTATTATCCAAAGAAACGTTATTTAATGAACATGACAATTATCTCACATACTGCATAAAACCATGTAGGCTATAGTCTATTCATAATgtagtgacaaaaacactattTATAATGAGACCATCACAAATCAAACTACACTGCTGATTCACTAAAGTGCCTTCCGGAAAATCAGAGGAGCAATatacttgtttttgtcatttgataacattttcaaaattgattgttcaaatattttaatggcCTTTTTATTCCATTCCCAAGATACCACAGTAATACCATAATATGGCAATATAGGGCTGATGGTTTGACAATAAGGCACATGTGCATTGGAAggcaatttctctctctctctctctcacacacacacacacacacaaaatgattcCTGTTCAACTGTGTTGAAGATGGAGCTGAGGGAGAGCTGTCTTATGCCGCTAATAGCTGCACTTAGTTTGTTATTTGAAGTCTGTGGTTTCTTGTCATCCGTTTTGCTGGTGTGCTTCCATCTTTTCCCTTCCTCATTGAGATGAGGAGAGACAAATGACAAGAGTGGAATCTGTTATTAGTAGAAGGTGTGGACCTCTCCAGTTGCCTCTTCCTCAGCTCtgctaaatgtatgctataTTGTCTATTTTGCAAATATTAGTTGTCCTTCATGTAGTTGATGTTCTATGACGTGCTATGAGTTCTTCATCAGGATCGGGAAATCAACTTGCCATTCTCCTGCTAACTCTGCTAGCCTGTGCTATGAGCGAACCAGCTGGCAGGTaaagttttcaaatgtaaacattagaGTAAAAGGT
This sequence is a window from Etheostoma cragini isolate CJK2018 chromosome 9, CSU_Ecrag_1.0, whole genome shotgun sequence. Protein-coding genes within it:
- the LOC117950223 gene encoding elongation of very long chain fatty acids protein 4-like — protein: MASAWQSVVSVHQSLVDNGDKRTDQWLLVYSPVPVALIFLTYLFVVWAGPRLMKHREALDLKGVLIVYNFGMVGLSGYMFYEFLVTSWLSNYSYLCQPVDYSNSPLAVRMAKACWWFFFSKVIELSDTLFFILRKKNSQLTFLHIYHHGPLMFNWWAGIKYVAGGQSFFIGLVNTFVHIVMYSYYGLAAIGPHMQKYLWWKRYLTSLQLLQFLLFVLHSGYNLITDCDFPDAMNAAVVGYVLILAVLFSNFYYQSYLNKKKQK